From Desmodus rotundus isolate HL8 chromosome 10, HLdesRot8A.1, whole genome shotgun sequence, one genomic window encodes:
- the CDKL3 gene encoding cyclin-dependent kinase-like 3 isoform X3 — protein sequence MIITETTEAPEVLKKPGLRMEMYETLGKVGEGSYGTVMKCKHKDTGQIVAIKIFYEKPEKSVNKIAMREIKFLKQFHHENLVNLIEVFRQKKKIHLVFEFIDHTILDELQHYCHGLESKRLKKYLFQIIRAIEYLHNNNIIHRDIKPENILVSQSGITKLCDFGFARTLAAPGDIYTDYVATRWYRAPELVLKDTSYGKPVDIWALGCMIIEMATGNPFLPSSSDLDLLHKIVLKVGNLTPHLQNIFSKSPVFAGVILPQVQHPKNARKKYPKLNGLLADVVHACLQIDPAERISCTDLLHHEYFTRDGFIEKFIPELRAKLLQEAKVNSLIKPKENSKENEFMKDERKTIYTNTLLNTSLLGKELEKEKKPKESRVRVTKVKGGNTSEPKKTEYESGHCQQDAIKNAHTVSQDTKLVISEPPNPATPSTNSNGVKDSLHAGGSMMMPPINLTGNNLMASNHNSNPSHSNARLTERAKKRRTSQSIGQVMANSRQEDTGLTQSQMEAAIFNEHTGQNDQMANGNKRKLNFPRPDRKEFHFPELPFATQSKETKRMEVKQIKVPKRESKKTDSSKIPTLLNMDQNQEKQECGPEMPKVGHPCKVFF from the exons ATGATAATAACCGAGACAACGGAGGCTCCCGAAGTTCTG AAGAAGCCGGGCCTAAGAATGGAGATGTATGAAACCCTTGGAAAAGTGGGAGAGGGAAGTTACGGAACAGTTATGAAGTGTAAACATAAGGACACCGGGCAGATAGTGGCCATTAAGATATTTTATGAGAAACCAGAAAAATCTGTCAACAAAATTGCAATGAGAGAAATAAAGTTCCTAAAG CAATTCCATCATGAAAACTTGGTCAATCTGATTGAAGTGtttagacagaaaaagaaaatccatttggTGTTTGAATTTATTGACCACACAATATTAGATGAGTTACAACATTATTGTCATGGACTAGAGAGTAAACGACTTAAAAAATACCTCTTCCAGATCATTCGAGCAATTGAGTATCTTCACAATAATAAT atcatTCATCGGGATATAAAACCTGAGAATATTTTGGTATCCCAGTCAGGAATTACAAAACTCTGTGATTTTGGATTTGCACGAACGCTAGCAGCTCCTGGGGACATTTATACAGACTATGTGGCCACACGCTGGTATAGAGCTCCAGAATTAGTATTAAAAGATACCTCTTACggaaa GCCTGTGGATATCTGGGCTTTGGGCTGTATGATCATTGAGATGGCCACTGGGAATCCCTTCCTTCCTAGCAGCTCTGACTTGGACTTActtcataaaattgttttaaaagtag gCAATTTGACACCTCATTTGCAGAATATCTTTTCCAAGAGTCCAGTTTTTGCTGGGGTGATCCTTCCTCAAGTTCAACACCccaaaaatgcaagaaaaaagtaCCCAAAGCTGAATGGATTGTTGGCAGATGTTGTTCAT GCTTGTTTACAAATTGATCCTGCTGAGAGAATATCATGTACTGATCTTCTGCATCATGAGTATTTTACTAGAGACGGATTTATTGAAAA ATTCATACCGGAACTAAGAGCTAAATTACTACAAGAAGCAAAAGTCAACTCACTCATAAAGCCAAAAGAGAAttctaaagaaaatgaatttatgaaagatgaaagaaaaacaatttatacTAATACACTACTAAATACTTCACTTTTGGGAAAG gaactggaaaaagagaaaaagcccaAGGAAAGCAGAGTCAGAGTTACCAAAGTCAAAGGAGGAAATACCTCAGAACCAAAAAAGACAGAGTATGAAAGTGGACATTGTCAACAAGATGCGATTAAAAACGCGCATACTGTGTCTCAAGATACAAAACTTGTCATCAGTGAGCCGCCAAACCCCGCCACGCCCAGCACTAACTCTAATGGCGTGAAAGACAGTCTACATGCCGGAGGTAGTATGATGATGCCGCCTATTAACCTAACTGGCAATAATTTGATGGCTTCCAATCACAACTCAAACCCCTCCCACTCCAATGCAAG gttAACTGAAAGAGCCAAAAAGAGACGTACTTCACAATCTATTGGACAAGTTATGGCTAATAGCAGGCAAGAGGATACAGGTCTCACTCAA AGTCAAATGGAGGCGGCTATATTTAATGAGCATACAGGTCAAAATGACCAAAtggcaaatggaaacaaaaggaaGCTGAATTTTCCCAGACCTGACAGGAAAGAATTCCACTTCCCAGAACTGCCCTTCGCCACACAGTCAAAAGAGACGAAAAGAATGGAAG TGAAACAGATAAAAGTGCCGAAGAGAGAATCAAAGAAAACAGATTCATCTAAAATACCAACTTTACTTAATATGGatcaaaatcaagaaaaacaagaG tgtggcccagagatgccaaaagttggacacccctgcaaggtaTTCTTTTAA
- the CDKL3 gene encoding cyclin-dependent kinase-like 3 isoform X1 has product MIITETTEAPEVLKKPGLRMEMYETLGKVGEGSYGTVMKCKHKDTGQIVAIKIFYEKPEKSVNKIAMREIKFLKQFHHENLVNLIEVFRQKKKIHLVFEFIDHTILDELQHYCHGLESKRLKKYLFQIIRAIEYLHNNNIIHRDIKPENILVSQSGITKLCDFGFARTLAAPGDIYTDYVATRWYRAPELVLKDTSYGKPVDIWALGCMIIEMATGNPFLPSSSDLDLLHKIVLKVGNLTPHLQNIFSKSPVFAGVILPQVQHPKNARKKYPKLNGLLADVVHACLQIDPAERISCTDLLHHEYFTRDGFIEKFIPELRAKLLQEAKVNSLIKPKENSKENEFMKDERKTIYTNTLLNTSLLGKELEKEKKPKESRVRVTKVKGGNTSEPKKTEYESGHCQQDAIKNAHTVSQDTKLVISEPPNPATPSTNSNGVKDSLHAGGSMMMPPINLTGNNLMASNHNSNPSHSNARLTERAKKRRTSQSIGQVMANSRQEDTGLTQSQMEAAIFNEHTGQNDQMANGNKRKLNFPRPDRKEFHFPELPFATQSKETKRMEVKQIKVPKRESKKTDSSKIPTLLNMDQNQEKQEGGDGHCEGQNLKRNVFFLWILLM; this is encoded by the exons ATGATAATAACCGAGACAACGGAGGCTCCCGAAGTTCTG AAGAAGCCGGGCCTAAGAATGGAGATGTATGAAACCCTTGGAAAAGTGGGAGAGGGAAGTTACGGAACAGTTATGAAGTGTAAACATAAGGACACCGGGCAGATAGTGGCCATTAAGATATTTTATGAGAAACCAGAAAAATCTGTCAACAAAATTGCAATGAGAGAAATAAAGTTCCTAAAG CAATTCCATCATGAAAACTTGGTCAATCTGATTGAAGTGtttagacagaaaaagaaaatccatttggTGTTTGAATTTATTGACCACACAATATTAGATGAGTTACAACATTATTGTCATGGACTAGAGAGTAAACGACTTAAAAAATACCTCTTCCAGATCATTCGAGCAATTGAGTATCTTCACAATAATAAT atcatTCATCGGGATATAAAACCTGAGAATATTTTGGTATCCCAGTCAGGAATTACAAAACTCTGTGATTTTGGATTTGCACGAACGCTAGCAGCTCCTGGGGACATTTATACAGACTATGTGGCCACACGCTGGTATAGAGCTCCAGAATTAGTATTAAAAGATACCTCTTACggaaa GCCTGTGGATATCTGGGCTTTGGGCTGTATGATCATTGAGATGGCCACTGGGAATCCCTTCCTTCCTAGCAGCTCTGACTTGGACTTActtcataaaattgttttaaaagtag gCAATTTGACACCTCATTTGCAGAATATCTTTTCCAAGAGTCCAGTTTTTGCTGGGGTGATCCTTCCTCAAGTTCAACACCccaaaaatgcaagaaaaaagtaCCCAAAGCTGAATGGATTGTTGGCAGATGTTGTTCAT GCTTGTTTACAAATTGATCCTGCTGAGAGAATATCATGTACTGATCTTCTGCATCATGAGTATTTTACTAGAGACGGATTTATTGAAAA ATTCATACCGGAACTAAGAGCTAAATTACTACAAGAAGCAAAAGTCAACTCACTCATAAAGCCAAAAGAGAAttctaaagaaaatgaatttatgaaagatgaaagaaaaacaatttatacTAATACACTACTAAATACTTCACTTTTGGGAAAG gaactggaaaaagagaaaaagcccaAGGAAAGCAGAGTCAGAGTTACCAAAGTCAAAGGAGGAAATACCTCAGAACCAAAAAAGACAGAGTATGAAAGTGGACATTGTCAACAAGATGCGATTAAAAACGCGCATACTGTGTCTCAAGATACAAAACTTGTCATCAGTGAGCCGCCAAACCCCGCCACGCCCAGCACTAACTCTAATGGCGTGAAAGACAGTCTACATGCCGGAGGTAGTATGATGATGCCGCCTATTAACCTAACTGGCAATAATTTGATGGCTTCCAATCACAACTCAAACCCCTCCCACTCCAATGCAAG gttAACTGAAAGAGCCAAAAAGAGACGTACTTCACAATCTATTGGACAAGTTATGGCTAATAGCAGGCAAGAGGATACAGGTCTCACTCAA AGTCAAATGGAGGCGGCTATATTTAATGAGCATACAGGTCAAAATGACCAAAtggcaaatggaaacaaaaggaaGCTGAATTTTCCCAGACCTGACAGGAAAGAATTCCACTTCCCAGAACTGCCCTTCGCCACACAGTCAAAAGAGACGAAAAGAATGGAAG TGAAACAGATAAAAGTGCCGAAGAGAGAATCAAAGAAAACAGATTCATCTAAAATACCAACTTTACTTAATATGGatcaaaatcaagaaaaacaagaG GGTGGAGATGGCCATTGTGAAGGGCAGAATTTGAAGAGGAACGTATTTTTTTTGTG GATTCTGTTGATGTGA
- the CDKL3 gene encoding cyclin-dependent kinase-like 3 isoform X2: MIITETTEAPEVLKKPGLRMEMYETLGKVGEGSYGTVMKCKHKDTGQIVAIKIFYEKPEKSVNKIAMREIKFLKQFHHENLVNLIEVFRQKKKIHLVFEFIDHTILDELQHYCHGLESKRLKKYLFQIIRAIEYLHNNNIIHRDIKPENILVSQSGITKLCDFGFARTLAAPGDIYTDYVATRWYRAPELVLKDTSYGKPVDIWALGCMIIEMATGNPFLPSSSDLDLLHKIVLKVGNLTPHLQNIFSKSPVFAGVILPQVQHPKNARKKYPKLNGLLADVVHACLQIDPAERISCTDLLHHEYFTRDGFIEKFIPELRAKLLQEAKVNSLIKPKENSKENEFMKDERKTIYTNTLLNTSLLGKELEKEKKPKESRVRVTKVKGGNTSEPKKTEYESGHCQQDAIKNAHTVSQDTKLVISEPPNPATPSTNSNGVKDSLHAGGSMMMPPINLTGNNLMASNHNSNPSHSNARLTERAKKRRTSQSIGQVMANSRQEDTGLTQSQMEAAIFNEHTGQNDQMANGNKRKLNFPRPDRKEFHFPELPFATQSKETKRMEVKQIKVPKRESKKTDSSKIPTLLNMDQNQEKQENTGNAQTERKTNLPDVE; this comes from the exons ATGATAATAACCGAGACAACGGAGGCTCCCGAAGTTCTG AAGAAGCCGGGCCTAAGAATGGAGATGTATGAAACCCTTGGAAAAGTGGGAGAGGGAAGTTACGGAACAGTTATGAAGTGTAAACATAAGGACACCGGGCAGATAGTGGCCATTAAGATATTTTATGAGAAACCAGAAAAATCTGTCAACAAAATTGCAATGAGAGAAATAAAGTTCCTAAAG CAATTCCATCATGAAAACTTGGTCAATCTGATTGAAGTGtttagacagaaaaagaaaatccatttggTGTTTGAATTTATTGACCACACAATATTAGATGAGTTACAACATTATTGTCATGGACTAGAGAGTAAACGACTTAAAAAATACCTCTTCCAGATCATTCGAGCAATTGAGTATCTTCACAATAATAAT atcatTCATCGGGATATAAAACCTGAGAATATTTTGGTATCCCAGTCAGGAATTACAAAACTCTGTGATTTTGGATTTGCACGAACGCTAGCAGCTCCTGGGGACATTTATACAGACTATGTGGCCACACGCTGGTATAGAGCTCCAGAATTAGTATTAAAAGATACCTCTTACggaaa GCCTGTGGATATCTGGGCTTTGGGCTGTATGATCATTGAGATGGCCACTGGGAATCCCTTCCTTCCTAGCAGCTCTGACTTGGACTTActtcataaaattgttttaaaagtag gCAATTTGACACCTCATTTGCAGAATATCTTTTCCAAGAGTCCAGTTTTTGCTGGGGTGATCCTTCCTCAAGTTCAACACCccaaaaatgcaagaaaaaagtaCCCAAAGCTGAATGGATTGTTGGCAGATGTTGTTCAT GCTTGTTTACAAATTGATCCTGCTGAGAGAATATCATGTACTGATCTTCTGCATCATGAGTATTTTACTAGAGACGGATTTATTGAAAA ATTCATACCGGAACTAAGAGCTAAATTACTACAAGAAGCAAAAGTCAACTCACTCATAAAGCCAAAAGAGAAttctaaagaaaatgaatttatgaaagatgaaagaaaaacaatttatacTAATACACTACTAAATACTTCACTTTTGGGAAAG gaactggaaaaagagaaaaagcccaAGGAAAGCAGAGTCAGAGTTACCAAAGTCAAAGGAGGAAATACCTCAGAACCAAAAAAGACAGAGTATGAAAGTGGACATTGTCAACAAGATGCGATTAAAAACGCGCATACTGTGTCTCAAGATACAAAACTTGTCATCAGTGAGCCGCCAAACCCCGCCACGCCCAGCACTAACTCTAATGGCGTGAAAGACAGTCTACATGCCGGAGGTAGTATGATGATGCCGCCTATTAACCTAACTGGCAATAATTTGATGGCTTCCAATCACAACTCAAACCCCTCCCACTCCAATGCAAG gttAACTGAAAGAGCCAAAAAGAGACGTACTTCACAATCTATTGGACAAGTTATGGCTAATAGCAGGCAAGAGGATACAGGTCTCACTCAA AGTCAAATGGAGGCGGCTATATTTAATGAGCATACAGGTCAAAATGACCAAAtggcaaatggaaacaaaaggaaGCTGAATTTTCCCAGACCTGACAGGAAAGAATTCCACTTCCCAGAACTGCCCTTCGCCACACAGTCAAAAGAGACGAAAAGAATGGAAG TGAAACAGATAAAAGTGCCGAAGAGAGAATCAAAGAAAACAGATTCATCTAAAATACCAACTTTACTTAATATGGatcaaaatcaagaaaaacaagaG aataCAGGAAATGCACAAACTGAAAGGAAGACGAACCTGCCAGATGTAGAGTAG